The following are from one region of the Candidatus Marsarchaeota archaeon genome:
- a CDS encoding pirin family protein, producing MRKELEMTIEGQYSYDGAGVKLRRIFGGQNAARYTDPFLLLDNFGSKDPKDYEKGFPWHPHRGIETVTYVLEGKVKHRDSTGVSGVIGSGELQWMTAGSGIFHEEMPQVEKDGNSGLQLWVNLPKERKMTPPKYRNLKDKNMPTVTDSYGNRIKVIAGRRADAIGPISDLSIPISYYVVDMKKDSQFVQDVPEGHTAIAYVLKGSLNVGKDADIEEGSAAIYKRSGDSVAVSTGREAAKFMLISGKPLNEPIAWYGPIVMNYRQELVKAYEELENGTFIKESADVQDL from the coding sequence ATGAGAAAAGAGCTGGAAATGACCATAGAAGGGCAGTATTCCTATGATGGCGCTGGGGTAAAGCTCAGGAGGATTTTCGGAGGGCAGAACGCCGCAAGGTACACAGACCCGTTCCTGCTTCTTGACAATTTCGGGTCCAAGGACCCGAAGGACTATGAAAAAGGCTTCCCATGGCACCCGCATAGGGGCATAGAAACCGTAACCTACGTATTGGAGGGCAAGGTCAAGCACAGGGACAGCACAGGCGTTTCTGGAGTTATAGGCAGCGGCGAGCTCCAGTGGATGACCGCTGGAAGCGGCATATTCCACGAGGAGATGCCGCAGGTGGAGAAAGATGGCAACAGCGGGCTGCAGCTCTGGGTAAACCTGCCGAAGGAGCGCAAGATGACGCCGCCAAAATACAGGAACCTAAAGGACAAAAACATGCCCACAGTAACAGACAGCTACGGGAACAGGATAAAAGTCATAGCAGGCAGGCGTGCCGATGCCATAGGGCCGATAAGCGACCTATCCATACCAATAAGCTATTATGTAGTCGACATGAAGAAAGATTCGCAATTCGTGCAGGACGTCCCGGAAGGCCATACTGCCATAGCTTACGTGCTCAAAGGCAGCCTGAACGTTGGAAAAGACGCAGATATAGAAGAGGGCTCAGCTGCAATTTACAAGCGCAGCGGCGACTCCGTAGCTGTAAGCACAGGGAGGGAAGCTGCAAAGTTCATGCTGATCTCAGGGAAGCCCCTTAATGAGCCCATTGCTTGGTACGGGCCCATAGTCATGAACTACAGGCAGGAGCTGGTAAAGGCTTACGAGGAGCTTGAGAATGGCACGTTCATAAAGGAAAGCGCTGACGTACAGGATCTTTGA
- a CDS encoding ABC transporter permease, with amino-acid sequence MNLKFIGTFTWYYGIRSIKRGPSYIISSILYPLVFLFLITIFSAGKYIDYAVIGGFISIVSMNAIYSGSDMAFQRLQLRTQDLFVATGIGPADYMLAMGLSYLASSLPGLAVYAVIGALLGIFGVASTLAFIVLLLAVLLGTMAISFTIFGFIKHVRNIWGIAGIVSILLTVLPPTFYPYTILPKALLYVFMISPITSVAMLAQGSFGLAPMAYYAIPVLIIEIIIFSLIGIKLMRWREK; translated from the coding sequence TTGAATCTTAAATTCATAGGAACGTTCACTTGGTACTACGGGATAAGGTCCATAAAGAGGGGCCCGTCATACATAATATCCTCGATACTTTACCCTCTAGTATTCCTGTTCCTGATTACGATATTCTCTGCAGGCAAATACATTGACTACGCAGTCATAGGCGGCTTCATATCCATAGTATCGATGAACGCCATATACAGCGGAAGCGACATGGCATTCCAAAGGTTGCAGCTCAGGACGCAGGATCTCTTCGTTGCGACTGGCATAGGCCCTGCGGATTACATGCTGGCAATGGGCCTAAGCTATCTGGCATCATCGCTCCCTGGTCTTGCGGTGTATGCCGTGATAGGCGCGCTATTGGGCATATTCGGAGTAGCGAGCACCCTTGCATTTATAGTGCTTCTTTTGGCTGTGCTTCTGGGCACGATGGCAATTTCGTTCACCATATTCGGATTCATAAAGCACGTAAGGAACATCTGGGGCATAGCCGGCATAGTAAGCATACTGCTCACTGTGCTCCCACCGACGTTTTATCCATACACGATACTTCCGAAGGCGCTGCTATACGTATTCATGATATCTCCGATAACTTCTGTTGCAATGCTTGCGCAGGGCTCATTCGGGCTTGCGCCAATGGCATACTACGCCATACCGGTGCTTATAATAGAGATAATAATATTCTCGCTTATAGGGATAAAGCTAATGCGCTGGAGGGAAAAATAA
- a CDS encoding ABC transporter ATP-binding protein, whose amino-acid sequence MIEIKKLEKTYADGNHALKGISFDIDKRLTTVIGRNGAGKTTLMRILSTQLLQSSGTVRIDGLDNIADAKEIRKRIVSIPQEASPIGYLTPMEHLKMYLCARGMSLGDSTIEASRALRELELWHARDTPADMLSGGMKRKIFVAMALAANADTIFLDEPTTGLDPLSRIEVWSAIKMLRGNIVLTTHYMEEAAELSEDVIMVESGKVLARGTESSLLKRFKGMVRAETTSKGAKSKYVIGNTRITYIKLSEAEKYAKEGYAIKPITLDDLFIMQGVDIES is encoded by the coding sequence ATGATAGAGATAAAAAAGCTTGAAAAAACATATGCCGATGGCAACCATGCGCTCAAGGGCATTAGCTTTGACATCGACAAAAGGCTGACTACGGTAATAGGCAGGAACGGCGCGGGAAAGACCACACTAATGAGGATACTCTCAACCCAGTTGCTGCAGAGCTCAGGCACAGTAAGGATAGACGGCCTTGACAACATAGCCGACGCAAAGGAGATAAGGAAAAGGATAGTGAGCATACCGCAGGAGGCAAGCCCGATAGGATACCTTACTCCGATGGAGCACCTTAAGATGTACCTGTGCGCCAGGGGAATGTCGCTTGGAGATTCCACCATAGAAGCTTCCAGAGCGCTGAGGGAGCTTGAGCTCTGGCATGCAAGGGACACTCCCGCAGACATGCTCAGCGGAGGCATGAAGCGCAAGATATTCGTAGCCATGGCGCTTGCGGCAAACGCAGATACGATCTTCCTAGACGAACCTACTACCGGACTGGACCCTCTTTCAAGGATAGAGGTGTGGTCAGCCATAAAGATGCTGAGGGGCAACATAGTGCTTACCACCCATTATATGGAAGAGGCCGCTGAGCTTTCCGAAGATGTCATAATGGTCGAATCCGGTAAGGTGCTGGCAAGGGGCACAGAAAGCTCGCTTCTAAAGCGCTTCAAGGGAATGGTCAGGGCAGAGACAACTTCAAAAGGCGCAAAGTCAAAGTACGTCATAGGCAATACAAGGATAACGTACATAAAGCTCTCGGAAGCCGAGAAATACGCAAAGGAAGGCTATGCAATAAAGCCCATAACGCTTGACGACCTTTTCATAATGCAGGGTGTTGACATTGAATCTTAA
- a CDS encoding FKBP-type peptidyl-prolyl cis-trans isomerase, with product MPNAKEQIVEKGDTIEVFYTGTLDDGTVFDSNVGNEPLGFTVGSGELIKGFDEGVIGMKLNETKKIAIKAAEAYGERRSELVVNVPSENFGEADIKEGMGVRTEDGHEGTIVSIGENAVKVDFNPQLAGKDLNFEIKVVKIKKRA from the coding sequence ATGCCAAACGCAAAAGAGCAAATAGTAGAGAAGGGCGACACAATAGAGGTTTTTTACACAGGCACGCTTGACGATGGAACCGTGTTTGACTCAAACGTGGGTAATGAGCCATTGGGCTTTACTGTAGGCTCAGGCGAACTCATAAAGGGGTTCGACGAGGGAGTGATTGGAATGAAGCTTAACGAGACCAAAAAGATAGCCATAAAGGCAGCAGAAGCTTATGGCGAAAGGCGAAGCGAGCTGGTGGTAAACGTACCGTCAGAAAATTTTGGCGAAGCAGACATAAAAGAAGGCATGGGCGTCAGGACAGAAGACGGACATGAAGGCACGATAGTGAGCATCGGCGAGAATGCGGTAAAAGTCGATTTCAATCCACAGCTTGCCGGAAAGGACCTCAACTTCGAGATAAAGGTTGTAAAGATAAAAAAGCGCGCATGA
- a CDS encoding class I SAM-dependent methyltransferase, with amino-acid sequence MEWDDFDYSRTKEMRERFVPIDAVKSFVNLKNGQSLIDVGAGDGSYAIAFASANPDSKITALESGRNGSAMIKKQVSASGIKNIKVIEENACNVREYGPYDKVFFSNVFHDLECRDELLKRMSDSMKSGSEAIFIEFKKDAEFGPPVHIRISERELESMLKKAGFKLAASAELEIHYMHKYALKK; translated from the coding sequence ATGGAATGGGATGATTTCGACTATTCAAGAACCAAGGAAATGCGGGAAAGGTTCGTACCAATAGATGCTGTGAAGTCCTTTGTAAACTTGAAAAACGGCCAGAGCCTGATAGATGTGGGCGCAGGCGATGGCTCATACGCTATCGCCTTTGCATCAGCCAATCCCGATTCCAAAATAACTGCGCTTGAATCTGGCCGCAACGGCTCGGCTATGATAAAGAAGCAGGTTTCTGCTTCTGGCATAAAGAACATAAAGGTCATAGAAGAGAACGCATGCAATGTACGCGAATACGGTCCCTACGACAAGGTTTTCTTTTCAAATGTTTTTCACGACCTTGAGTGCAGGGACGAGCTGCTCAAGCGCATGTCCGATTCCATGAAAAGCGGCTCGGAAGCCATATTCATAGAGTTCAAAAAGGATGCAGAGTTCGGGCCGCCGGTCCACATTCGCATTTCAGAGCGTGAGCTTGAATCCATGCTAAAGAAAGCCGGGTTCAAGCTTGCGGCTTCAGCAGAGCTTGAAATCCATTATATGCACAAATACGCCCTAAAGAAATGA
- the trpS gene encoding tryptophan--tRNA ligase: protein MASQESVAAGTEGIASVTADNIRLIEKFGAGRISDLDEIPDFYTFKNGLIYSHRDFDRYMSSLKGKKKCAIVSGFNASGLPHLGHIPVFDTNLFFQREYGVNIFMPISDDESYVSGKVKTQEEAIKNSFMLVRTMIAYGFDPSKTKFIIDHIYTNIYNLAIRLSRGLTLSEVKAVYGYTADQNIGLQFYPVVQSAHITYPLTIGYDDVMVPIGSDEDSHMRVCRDLAGKFGMVKPAALHSIFMPGLDGEKMSKSRNNGIFLNESEKEVKRKIMSAFSGGQVSVEEHRKHGGNPDVDMAYFYLKSYFLDKKEAEGLAEEYRKGRVLSGEMKNMLFEKVMDRISRLKAAYLKVSEKDMEKGIMLDEGIDLRSMMEKYNVFE from the coding sequence ATGGCAAGCCAGGAAAGCGTTGCCGCAGGAACGGAAGGGATCGCTAGCGTGACCGCTGACAATATCAGGCTTATAGAGAAGTTTGGCGCAGGCAGGATATCAGACCTTGACGAGATACCTGATTTTTACACATTTAAAAACGGCCTGATATATTCGCACAGGGATTTTGACAGGTATATGTCGAGCCTGAAGGGGAAAAAGAAATGTGCGATAGTATCGGGCTTCAACGCCAGCGGGCTGCCGCATCTCGGCCACATACCTGTATTTGACACAAACCTTTTCTTCCAAAGGGAATACGGGGTAAATATTTTCATGCCGATTTCCGACGATGAGAGCTATGTATCAGGAAAGGTTAAGACCCAGGAGGAGGCGATAAAGAATTCGTTCATGCTTGTAAGGACCATGATAGCGTATGGCTTCGACCCTTCAAAAACAAAGTTCATAATAGACCATATCTACACAAACATTTACAACTTGGCAATAAGGCTTTCCAGGGGTTTAACGCTGTCTGAAGTAAAGGCAGTCTATGGCTACACGGCAGACCAGAACATAGGGCTTCAATTCTATCCTGTTGTGCAGTCGGCCCACATAACGTATCCGCTTACGATAGGCTACGACGACGTTATGGTGCCGATAGGCTCTGACGAGGATTCCCATATGCGGGTCTGCAGGGACCTTGCAGGCAAGTTTGGCATGGTAAAGCCCGCAGCCTTGCATTCCATATTCATGCCTGGCCTTGACGGCGAAAAGATGTCCAAATCCAGGAACAACGGCATATTCCTGAACGAAAGCGAAAAGGAGGTGAAGCGCAAGATCATGTCAGCTTTCAGCGGAGGCCAGGTCAGCGTTGAGGAGCACAGGAAGCACGGGGGAAACCCTGATGTTGACATGGCTTACTTCTACCTTAAAAGCTACTTCCTTGACAAAAAGGAAGCCGAGGGGCTTGCAGAAGAGTACAGAAAAGGCAGGGTCCTCAGCGGAGAAATGAAAAACATGCTTTTTGAAAAGGTTATGGACCGCATCAGCAGGCTAAAGGCAGCTTACTTGAAGGTAAGCGAAAAGGATATGGAAAAGGGGATAATGCTTGACGAAGGGATAGACCTGCGCAGCATGATGGAAAAATATAATGTCTTTGAGTGA
- the hemC gene encoding hydroxymethylbilane synthase: MEKLLIGTRGSALSIAQTNIVVKKIAYAYPEIECELVRIKTMNEKIDRTKEKATDKDIYTKEIDAALLDGSIDIAVHSLKDLKNELDKGIALAAVPDRASPFDFLAIRKGIDENAVTKVGTSSMRRAVQIKNILKNAAVEEMHGNVDTRLKALESGRVDALVLASAGIARLGYEIKGRELGIGEMVSAIGQGALAITARSADKDAIRIAKGINDPKAEAEAKAERAFGMVFGIGCNVPIGALALSGNDTIAITGFLSDMRGRMQIKKSISGPAADPEALGRRLGKLMAEDGGNDIIAESGK; the protein is encoded by the coding sequence ATGGAAAAGCTACTTATAGGCACAAGAGGGAGCGCGCTTTCTATCGCGCAAACGAATATAGTGGTAAAAAAGATTGCCTATGCCTATCCGGAAATCGAATGCGAATTGGTAAGGATAAAGACAATGAATGAGAAGATAGACAGGACTAAGGAAAAGGCAACAGACAAAGACATATACACTAAGGAGATAGACGCTGCGCTCTTAGACGGGTCAATCGACATTGCAGTCCACAGCTTAAAGGACTTGAAAAACGAACTCGACAAGGGCATTGCGCTGGCAGCAGTCCCAGACAGGGCAAGCCCGTTCGATTTCCTGGCAATAAGGAAAGGCATTGATGAAAATGCGGTTACAAAAGTCGGAACTAGCAGCATGCGAAGAGCTGTACAAATAAAAAATATTCTGAAAAATGCAGCGGTGGAGGAGATGCACGGGAATGTGGATACAAGGCTGAAAGCTTTGGAAAGCGGAAGGGTTGACGCATTAGTACTAGCTTCAGCGGGAATTGCAAGGCTTGGCTACGAAATCAAAGGCAGGGAGCTCGGCATTGGAGAGATGGTTTCAGCCATAGGCCAGGGCGCGCTAGCGATAACCGCAAGGAGTGCAGACAAGGATGCCATTAGAATTGCCAAGGGAATAAATGATCCGAAGGCCGAAGCAGAGGCAAAGGCAGAACGTGCTTTTGGAATGGTATTTGGAATAGGATGCAACGTGCCTATAGGGGCGCTTGCCTTGTCTGGCAATGACACGATTGCCATTACTGGGTTCCTATCCGATATGCGCGGCAGGATGCAGATAAAGAAAAGCATTAGCGGCCCGGCAGCCGATCCTGAAGCGCTTGGAAGAAGGCTCGGAAAGCTGATGGCTGAAGATGGAGGGAATGACATAATCGCCGAAAGCGGCAAATGA
- a CDS encoding SPFH domain-containing protein, which translates to MAAQLYSYKSTQGMHGNSVLALIIGIIIAALFFVLGYYASLSAIVGAAVFIVVLLIYLALSVKVLQEWKRAPILTLGKYKGTYGPGLFFIIPLIQSMPYKFDLRTFSTVFSAEKTLTQDNVGVDVEAIMFTRIENPENTALQVNDVDQSVSLAAQTALRDVIGKVNLSQMIVGRNEIAASVKELIDQRVTPWGVNVISVEIRDVKIPDDLQDAMAKIAIASRERDARVILAESEKLAAANMVAAAQTYNSNIYAMQLRALNMLYEIGISGRNHLIFIPTESRGLGIPTPIGVLGIDKLVGIGDTGNAEGSSTPNEQSAKPQQPQAPKPQQKSQPDMQQPKQKKKQQAQKQGDSNIPEGAKVGEGMGDSSDE; encoded by the coding sequence ATGGCTGCACAGTTATATTCATATAAAAGCACGCAGGGCATGCATGGAAATTCAGTGCTGGCCTTGATAATAGGGATAATAATAGCTGCGCTGTTTTTTGTGCTGGGGTATTACGCTTCGCTTAGCGCTATTGTAGGCGCAGCGGTTTTCATAGTGGTGCTGCTGATATATCTTGCGCTAAGCGTAAAGGTGCTCCAGGAATGGAAGCGCGCGCCGATACTCACTCTCGGAAAATACAAAGGCACATACGGCCCTGGGCTCTTTTTCATAATACCATTGATACAGAGCATGCCGTATAAATTCGACCTCAGGACATTCTCGACAGTTTTCTCTGCTGAAAAAACGCTTACGCAGGACAACGTCGGCGTGGATGTAGAAGCCATAATGTTCACAAGGATAGAAAACCCTGAGAACACTGCATTGCAGGTAAACGATGTCGACCAATCGGTGTCGCTGGCAGCCCAGACCGCTCTGAGGGACGTGATAGGAAAGGTAAACTTAAGCCAGATGATAGTGGGCAGGAATGAAATAGCTGCAAGCGTGAAGGAATTGATAGACCAAAGGGTCACGCCCTGGGGCGTCAATGTCATATCCGTAGAGATAAGGGACGTGAAGATACCTGACGACCTGCAGGATGCGATGGCCAAGATAGCCATAGCCTCAAGGGAACGCGATGCAAGGGTAATATTGGCTGAATCGGAAAAGCTTGCAGCTGCAAACATGGTCGCAGCAGCCCAAACATACAACTCAAACATCTACGCAATGCAGCTAAGGGCGCTTAACATGCTTTATGAAATAGGCATAAGCGGAAGGAACCATCTTATCTTCATACCGACGGAATCGCGCGGCTTGGGCATACCAACGCCGATCGGCGTCCTAGGGATTGACAAACTGGTTGGAATAGGAGATACTGGAAATGCAGAAGGCAGCAGCACGCCAAATGAGCAGAGCGCCAAGCCGCAGCAGCCTCAGGCGCCAAAGCCCCAGCAAAAGAGCCAGCCTGACATGCAGCAGCCCAAGCAGAAAAAGAAGCAGCAAGCCCAGAAGCAAGGCGACAGCAATATCCCAGAGGGCGCAAAGGTTGGCGAAGGCATGGGCGATTCTTCTGACGAATAG
- a CDS encoding NAD(P)H-dependent oxidoreductase, with translation MNGETKKIKIAAFAGSLRRDSYNKALVNTAKRVAPENVEVEILDISQIPLYNQDEEAKMPESVKKFKQKIKEADAVLIATPEYNRSIPGVLKNAIDWASRPYGDNSFEDKPVATFGATGGSLVGTSAAQLHLRQIFAFLNAHPLERPMLFIAGASEKIANGVIIEEATSGMIKELVESLAKWSMRLQEGKKAIQ, from the coding sequence ATGAACGGAGAAACTAAAAAAATAAAGATAGCCGCATTTGCCGGAAGCCTTAGGCGCGACTCGTACAACAAGGCGTTGGTAAACACGGCGAAGCGCGTGGCCCCTGAAAACGTTGAAGTAGAGATACTTGACATATCGCAGATACCGCTGTACAACCAGGACGAAGAGGCAAAAATGCCTGAATCGGTTAAAAAGTTCAAGCAGAAGATAAAAGAAGCGGATGCTGTGCTCATAGCAACCCCGGAATACAACCGCTCAATTCCAGGCGTACTGAAAAACGCAATAGACTGGGCATCGCGCCCATACGGCGACAATTCCTTCGAGGACAAGCCTGTTGCTACCTTCGGAGCCACTGGCGGCTCGCTTGTAGGCACCTCTGCGGCGCAGCTTCACCTTCGCCAGATATTTGCGTTTTTGAACGCGCACCCTCTCGAAAGGCCAATGCTCTTCATCGCAGGCGCATCTGAAAAGATAGCAAACGGCGTCATAATCGAAGAGGCTACAAGCGGCATGATAAAGGAGCTTGTGGAAAGCCTTGCCAAATGGTCGATGCGCTTGCAAGAAGGCAAAAAGGCAATCCAGTAA
- a CDS encoding HAD family hydrolase produces the protein MQLYIAVFDFEGMLVDPQPAADYISKEAARLFSENGLKITRKDFEKELEKAINSTDSAAADARSYHAKLFSRLHIPISLLGSYERICEKSYSHYSMVEQNERIALQKVKRLGFYMAVLTNTMHSHSDIEAILRQTGLDGIFDMVFVPSETGYAKPDIGAYRAVLDYYKAEPENAVFIASQKYEIDGAKLAGMLTVSYGTKFKSSDYAVQNFQELMELLRSIKRQHQ, from the coding sequence ATGCAGTTGTATATAGCGGTTTTTGATTTTGAGGGCATGCTGGTTGACCCGCAGCCGGCAGCAGACTACATAAGCAAAGAAGCAGCAAGGCTTTTTTCCGAAAACGGCCTAAAAATAACGAGAAAAGATTTTGAGAAGGAGCTGGAAAAGGCCATCAACAGCACCGATTCCGCCGCAGCAGACGCTCGCTCCTACCACGCTAAGCTTTTCAGCAGGCTGCACATCCCGATTTCGCTCCTTGGCAGCTATGAAAGGATATGCGAGAAGTCTTACAGCCATTATTCCATGGTAGAGCAGAACGAGAGGATCGCCCTTCAAAAGGTGAAAAGGCTAGGGTTCTACATGGCAGTCCTAACAAATACGATGCATTCGCACAGCGACATCGAAGCCATACTGCGCCAGACTGGCCTTGATGGAATATTCGACATGGTCTTCGTGCCAAGCGAGACAGGATATGCCAAGCCAGACATCGGAGCTTACAGGGCCGTGCTAGACTATTACAAGGCCGAGCCGGAGAATGCAGTATTCATAGCTAGCCAAAAATATGAGATTGATGGCGCAAAGCTTGCAGGCATGCTTACGGTATCGTACGGCACAAAGTTCAAAAGCAGTGATTATGCAGTGCAGAACTTCCAGGAGCTGATGGAGCTGCTCAGAAGCATAAAGAGGCAGCATCAATAG
- a CDS encoding ABC transporter permease has protein sequence MNPKDVIKLSIQGMSQRKLRTGLTVLTVMIGVATIIALISLVAGVTASITQSLDTIGPTTIYMSASGPDGIFTNAQISEIESLPNVSSVIPMLRFSANITTSTGSSSATVLGIENSSLGSVLGKLDFASGSLYSDSGLSQADLGYSIVNPTSGTPPSIELDQPLYLSGIRTSTGVKTVPIVPTGVLGEYGTSFFVDPDTSIFMPLTQAEGIIDKYSYNVLVIKATSLNSTSALSTLLSDIFGNSAIILSVQSITSTVSSITGTLSLLLGSIGGISLIVAGIGILSIMMVSVSERTKEIGILKSIGFKQRDVMLLFLSEAMMIGVIGGMVGMAAGAAGSYVLPAVLSSHSSSFSGSSAPTAARSGFAAHRSFGSASGGFSAGGSGLSSSSSSVSFSPVITIQTLLLAFGIAILISVAAGLYPAWKASKVDPIIALRSE, from the coding sequence ATGAACCCTAAAGACGTGATAAAACTCAGCATACAGGGAATGTCACAGCGCAAGCTGAGAACGGGCCTGACGGTACTTACTGTAATGATCGGCGTAGCAACAATAATCGCTCTCATATCGCTTGTAGCTGGAGTCACTGCCAGCATAACGCAGTCATTAGACACCATAGGCCCGACCACAATATACATGTCAGCTTCAGGGCCAGATGGGATTTTCACAAACGCCCAGATAAGCGAGATAGAGTCGCTGCCCAACGTAAGCTCAGTAATACCAATGCTCAGGTTCAGTGCCAACATAACCACCAGCACAGGCTCGAGCTCTGCGACAGTCTTGGGCATAGAGAATTCCAGCCTAGGCTCAGTTTTGGGCAAGCTCGATTTTGCTTCTGGGTCATTGTACTCGGATTCCGGGCTTAGCCAGGCAGACCTGGGCTACAGCATAGTGAATCCGACTTCTGGCACGCCCCCAAGCATAGAGCTCGACCAGCCGCTATACCTTTCAGGCATAAGGACTTCTACCGGAGTGAAAACAGTTCCAATAGTCCCGACGGGCGTTCTTGGGGAATACGGGACGTCGTTTTTCGTAGACCCTGATACAAGCATATTTATGCCCCTTACGCAGGCAGAGGGCATTATTGACAAATATTCATACAATGTCCTTGTAATAAAGGCAACAAGCCTAAATTCCACGTCTGCGCTTTCTACGCTCCTGAGCGACATATTCGGCAACAGCGCAATCATATTGTCCGTCCAGAGCATCACTTCAACGGTATCATCCATAACTGGCACGCTGAGCCTGCTTCTGGGCTCGATAGGCGGGATCTCGCTTATAGTTGCAGGGATAGGCATACTCAGCATAATGATGGTCTCGGTATCTGAAAGGACAAAGGAAATAGGAATATTGAAGTCGATAGGCTTCAAGCAGCGCGACGTAATGCTGCTGTTCCTTTCGGAGGCGATGATGATCGGCGTCATAGGAGGCATGGTTGGCATGGCTGCAGGTGCTGCCGGTTCTTACGTTCTGCCTGCAGTTCTTTCTTCGCACAGCTCAAGCTTTTCAGGATCTTCAGCCCCAACCGCAGCCCGCAGCGGCTTCGCTGCACACAGATCATTTGGAAGTGCGTCTGGCGGTTTTAGCGCTGGCGGTTCCGGCCTCAGCTCATCATCTTCTTCGGTGAGCTTTTCGCCTGTGATAACCATCCAGACTTTGCTGCTTGCATTTGGGATAGCAATACTGATAAGCGTTGCCGCAGGGCTTTATCCTGCGTGGAAAGCCTCGAAGGTCGACCCGATAATTGCGTTGAGGAGCGAATAA
- a CDS encoding ABC transporter ATP-binding protein, translating into MATKNETIISFENVQKVYTNKSGMAYVALRGVSFEIKKGEFVAIMGPSGSGKTTVLDLIGTLDSPTSGIITIAGRKVNEMSSSELADLRNMEIGFVFQSYNLVSYLSAIQNVMLPTMVSKGNVKQAMANAIKFMEEVGLGNKLEKKPNELSGGEQQRVAVVRALVNNPKVILADEPTGNLDTKSAISVLQILERINKELGTTIVLSTHDPEVGIFAKRRIFIRDGLITKENMMAKLSDVKKL; encoded by the coding sequence ATGGCAACAAAAAACGAAACAATAATAAGCTTCGAGAACGTGCAGAAAGTTTATACGAACAAGTCAGGCATGGCGTACGTGGCGCTAAGGGGCGTGAGCTTTGAGATTAAAAAAGGCGAGTTTGTTGCGATTATGGGCCCTTCAGGATCCGGAAAGACTACAGTTCTTGACCTCATAGGCACTTTGGACTCGCCAACATCAGGCATAATAACGATAGCCGGCAGAAAGGTCAATGAAATGAGCAGCTCTGAGCTTGCCGACCTAAGGAATATGGAAATAGGATTCGTCTTCCAGTCCTACAACCTGGTGTCTTACCTTTCTGCCATACAGAATGTCATGCTGCCGACAATGGTATCAAAGGGCAACGTCAAGCAGGCAATGGCAAATGCCATTAAGTTCATGGAAGAAGTCGGCCTGGGCAATAAGCTTGAAAAAAAGCCAAACGAGCTCAGCGGCGGCGAGCAGCAAAGGGTTGCCGTGGTAAGGGCTTTGGTAAACAATCCAAAGGTTATTCTTGCTGATGAACCCACAGGGAACCTGGACACGAAGTCTGCAATATCTGTGCTGCAGATACTTGAAAGGATCAACAAGGAATTAGGAACAACGATCGTGCTCAGTACGCATGATCCGGAAGTGGGCATATTTGCAAAAAGGCGTATATTCATAAGGGACGGATTAATAACAAAGGAAAATATGATGGCAAAGCTTAGCGATGTCAAAAAGCTGTAG